ctCGACTTGAATCTCAAAAGCTTGACTCACCTCGGATCAAATTTGAATTTGGATCAAGTTGAGCTGGTTTttagagcttgaaaaaatttcgagtcaAGTTTGAGCTTACCTGAGCTAGACTCAACTCAGATCGTACCTCAACTTgaatcaactcggatcgaatcagctcggtagcttggttattttgatattaatgcaGCTCattgactcggttattttgatactGATGTTGCTCGTCAAGTGTTGTTTCATGGTGCATACATTCTCCCCAGGATCAGCTGGTGTTTTGCATTTCGTGAGAAATTGATTGAAGTGGTGCtaattgagccgagctggccaagcAGGCTGgaggatcgagccaagccgagttcaaacTGGGATTAGCTACTGggcgagccaagccaagttctgCCATGCtcggctcgtgtacagctctgtGCATGGGCACGCCGGTTGGCTGCATGCAGTGCAGTGGTGGACTCCCCATATTGTAACTTGATTCTGCATAGGTTCAATGCCGACCGTTGGTTTGTTTTTCTCACTTTCGGGGCCTtgatcatggtgaggcctacgcTGTTACCGGTGTGGATCATTGAACAATTTGCACCACTTGTACAGACTAAAAACTAGAAACTCCATATGTAAGCTGTGGCAAGTgcggcccatggtttggtgatccagagcATTGCTCTGTTGTGTCCAACCGTAGAGGATTGTGCCTCAAAAAGCACATGTATCGGACAATCATAACCTTTCAACAGCTGCCTACAGATAGACGGTTAAGAACAGAAATACAACAGTCTACGTTCAACTGAAAGAGTCGTGATATTGGTAGCTGGGATCTTCAAGTCTGGGAAACTTCTGGGGCGTAGTCCGTCCACGTTGGAACACAAAAGactaatggtctggattaccaatcCATGGGTACCACTAGTTAGAATTGAAACACGTGTACTATGCCAAGATAGGCCACGTATCATAAAATCCCTGTTAAGTTTGTACGATGACGACCATGtttcggtgatccaaaccgttcatatgatggacCTCACTCCCTTGAACTCAGTATTCCCCAGATTGAGAAAGTCTTTTACCCTTCCATTGAAAACCCCATCAAGTGGAAACAAGGGCTCCTCTTCTACACTGGGAAACCCCAGAACACCGTTCGTTTCCAAGACCGAACAATCCTCACCATTCAAATATCATAGGAAGATAAgcaaatgaatggtccatattcagCTGAAGAAAAGGCCCCTGATTGGTTGATTAAATATTCCAATCGTGAGACTAATCATGTGGATacatgcaatcacccacaaccatgtGCATCAGGTAAAGCTAAGGAGGGAAATCGAACCCTCACAGCCTCACCTATACGGAGCAAACCTTCTTCATACGCCCAAACTTCATTGGGtctgctgtccatcagttttgacagctcacattagggcatggtccaaaaaatgtagcatatacaaatctcaggttgaccacacaatagggattgaatttccaccgtctaaaacttcttggtggctacaagttttggattaaaccgccatttctgttttcccttcatttaggtctgtgtgtccttatcaacaggttggatgacaaataaacattatggtggaccttaagaagttttaaacggtagGCGTCAatgtccactgtttcctgtggtgtggtccacctgagacttgcatttgcttcattttttgagaccatgccctaagatgagctgtcaaaatggatggatggcgtggatatacaacacagacATCAAGATCAGTTCAGGGATGCGGCTCATCCCTGattgtggccccaccttgatctatattccttacatccatgccatccatccgttttgacagataattttagtccatgatcccaaaaagggagtagatccaaatctctggtggacagcaccacaggaaacagtggtgattgaatacccaccaataaaaacttcctgggaACCACCggcatgtttatttaccatcgaacCTATTGATAAGTTAACAAAGATCTAAATAAAgggagcacacaaatatcagcttgatccaaaacttttgtggcccacaagaagcttttaatggttagtcgccactgtttcctgcggtatggtccacttgagattagatctacttcattttttggatcatgtcaaaaaaggtggacggagtggatgtaaggaacacagatcacggtgggctccatagtCAGGATCCATCGtcgtggatttcctgccaaagcctttaagCAAGAAGTTCCTGCCaagaatgctgggtggggcccactgagatgtttgtgaaaatccactccgttcatccgttttgagagatcattttaagacatgtgaccAAAATTTAACGTGTATCCAAAATTTaaatgggtcacacgagaggaaacggtGAGGATTCagtgtgaatcgttgaaacattcctgtGACCATAAggcattttttttttggtattttcacttcatcccagtgttagtgactttataaacggtttggatggcatataaacatcaaggttgagcccagaaaagtttcaacggtaggaatttctttccacaatgtttcctctcgtgtCAGTGTATCCACCTCATATTTTGTATCATATTCTAAAACGAGctctccaaacggatggacggggtggatttctcaaaaaaaatctttgtgggtcccacgcagcatccttgcgcaggaacatCATGCCAAGGGCTTtcgcgggaaatccgcgtcctgctCCAGAGTAAATGAGAACTTTTTAAATATAGTGTATATTGCAAACCCTAATGGGCCGGGCCACACTAGACGATCAGTCCGGGCTGAAAGGATGATGTACACGGTCCAAATCCAGCCCGTCAAAAAAATGGCCTGAATTTTAAACCGAAGCCTAATCTCAGGCCCGCAGTCCAGCCCAAGCCCATCCTTAGGCAGGCCAGGCCCAAAAGCATGCCGTCGCTTACCCAGACTCACACGTACCTGCAGCAGGTGGTCTTGTGCGAAAAAATGTTGTATGGCCACCTTGGTGCTTGTGTGAgatttacaccgtccatcatctgcaTCAGCTTATATCAAGGTGTGAGCCCAGAAAGTAATCCAACCCAAAATCCCGGGAAAAGTTGGGGATGGGACTCCTACCATTTAAACCTTCGTGGGGCCCatctaagttttgaatcaagctgatttttggcttTTCTCTGATCCTAACTTGCAatcaccctatgaacggtttcgaTGATACATAAGACTACTGTAGGCCTCAGAAAGGTATAAATGATGGGGTTCCcatcgtttcctgtggtgtggctcacttggatTTCGGATtgaacttatttttgggctcacaacctaaaatgagctcttgcaaatgatggacggaaaggatgtcaggaacacacataaaggtgggcccacagtgtaTTTTATTTCTTGCACTCCCTACAACAGATGTAGGATATTCGCGTCCAAATTCCTCGGACGCGGATtttctgcgaaaggcttttgcgggaagttcctgcgctgggagcataagtgggcccaacgtgatgtttgtcagaaatccactccgtccatccgttttttgagttcattgtaagacatgaggccaaaaatgagccacaTCCAATATTCAATTGGGCCGAAAACGAGAggattttgaatcaggctaatatatatagggccacagaagttttgaattaggctaatatatatatatatatatatatatatatatatatatatatatatatatatatagtaggaatgacgttatgaacggtatggatggcatgtaaacatgcGTGTCGACCCCATgcagatttcaatggtaggaatttccctacacaccttttcctttggtgcggcccacttgagtcttggatcctgctcaatattcgcctcataccgtaaaatgatctcacaaaacggatgtacgggtggatttttcaaaaacatcacggtgggccccacctaggtttccagtgcaggaactcaagggggtatttttgtcattcaaaccatccattcttctcCTCCAAAAAACCCAGCACCAAACACAAATCCTCAATGGCATGTTTTTCTACATCACTTCTTCTTCGACCCTCTAAAACCCATAAATTACACTCATACCATCTGCCCACTTCAAaacctcctcctcttcttctacCCTCTAAAACCCATAAATTACACTCATACCATCTTCCCACTTCAAAACCTCCTCCTCTCCTCAAACTGAAATCTTCACACTCCAATCTCCCAGAAAATTCCTACAAAACCCTATGAAGATGATGCCTCCTTTCCACTCAATTCCAACCTAACTAAACAATGCCCATCTCATATCTAATCAGAAAATCTCAAAAATCGAAGCTTTTCTCAATTCCATGTAAGTTCTCAATCcccttttctctttccttttcatctCAAACCGTCTCTTCCGATGCTTCTGATATTGAATCCAATGGAGACAATTTCGACCCCCCTTTGGCTGATGGAATCTTCAGCTCAAGCCCCCAAATGGGTTCTTTCAAACGGGGCGATCCAACCTTCCATTCCCTCGTAATGAAGTACGCTGATTCGGGCGATTTTAGTTCGTTGGAACGGGTTCTCGATCGAatgaagagagaaaatagagTCTTTACGGAGAAGATAATCATTAGTGTAATCAAGGCATATGGAAATGCGGGTTTGCCGGATAAGGCATTGGACGTGTTCGATGGAATGCTTGGGGAGTTTGGATGCAAGCAAACCATCCGATCTTTTAATTGTGCTCTTAATGTTCTTGTTCATTTAGGTCATTATGAACAGGCTTTTGGGTTCTATTCACGTGCAAATTCAATGGGTATTTCACCGAATTTTCTTACTTTCAATTTAGTTATCAAGGCTTTGTGTAGAATAGGATCGATAGATGGAGCGATTGAATTGTTCCGTGAAATGCCACTTCGGAATTGTAGTCCCGATGCATTCACTTATAGCACGTTGATGGATGGGCTGTGCAagttgggccgcaccaatgaagCGGTATCTTTGTTGGACGAAATGCAGATTGAGGGGTGTTTTCCGTCTGCTGTGACTTTTAACATTTTGATTAATGGGCTTTGTCGGGAGGGTGATTTGGGCCGAGCGTCGAAGATCGTTGATAATATGTTTCTTAAAGGGTGTGTCCCAAATGAAGTCACTTACAACACTCTTCTTCATGGTTTGTGTTTGAAAGGGAAGGTGGATAAGGCTGTTGCTCTTTTGAATCGAATGGTGTCAGACAAATGTGTACCTAACATTGTTACATATGGTACACTTATTAATGGGCTTGTTAAGCAAGGGAAAACCTCTGATGCGATAAGAATATTAGCTTTTATGGAGGAAAGGGGACAGTGTCCAAATGAATATGTTTATTCATCCCTTGTTAGTGGGTTGTTTAAGGCAGGCAATTCGGGTGAGGCAATGCGGTTGTGGCAGGATATGAAGGAGAAGGGATGTAGAGCAACTACTGTTGCCTATAGCGCATTTATAGATGGGCTTTGTAGAGAAGGGAATGTTGTTGAAGCTAGAAGGGTTCTTTCTGAGATGGTGGAGAAGGGTTGTAGTCCTAATGTCTTGACGTATAGCTCCTTAATGAGGGGGTTCTTCAAGGCAGGTGACAGCCAAGGAGCACTTGTTGTGTGGAAGGAGATGGTGGAAAATGGGTGTGCTCCGAATGAGTTTAGCTACAGTATCTTAATACAGGGTCTTTGTGAGGATGGGAAGTTGAAGGAGGGGATGATGGTGTGGAAGCACATGTTGGGTCGTGGGTGTATGCCCGATGTTGTTGCATATAGTTCAATGATCTATGGCCTTTGCAATGCAGGCCGGGTTAATGAGGGTCTAAAGCTACTTAATAACATGCTTTGTGGGGAGTCTAAACCCGATACCATAACTTATAACATTCTTCTCAATGGTTTGTGCAAGAGTGGTAAACTCCCCCGTGCAATCAATCTCCTATGTAACATGTTGGATCAAGGCTGTGATCCAGATTTAATTACATGCAACATTTTCTTGAAGAATTTGGGAGAGAAAAAGACATTGGATAATGCACGAGAGTTCTTGGACGAGCTTGTCATTCAGCTATGTAAGAGAGGAAGATCTGTAGGTGCTTCGACAGTTGTGGAAGTAATGCTGCAGAAGTTTCTCCCTCCAGAGGCCTGTACTTGGGAAAAGGTCATCCGTGACCTTTGCAAGCGTAAGAAGGTTCACATGTCCATTGATAAGTGTCGGAGGGAACTTTTTAGCTGATTTCACATGTCACCACACATTCTATGTTGTAAAATTCTTTCACAAAGTCATTATCAGTGTATCATAAGCATCTAacaattttcatatttaaaagaaaaaattgtatCATGGCCATTAATCTGGAGTTTGCTTGACTCCATTGTCATATTCAATTGAAACTATAAGCCTTTAGTTCTTTTAATGATAGAGACTACATGCCTATAAGGCTATAACTCCATTGTTCAGTAGAGTATTAGTATTATCTTTTCAGGATCTTTGAGTCCACTTGTTCCTGAAACTTCTCCTCTGTCTGTCCATCTTTGTCACTGTAGGTAGAGAATCCTTGGTAGAGCTTCTCCATGCTCACACACACCTCTCTGCCTGCAGTCGTAGACAGTAggacatgccaacctggcacattTTTTCAGACATCCAAGCCACATGTTAGGTAGGCCCCATCATGTTGATATTCCACCGAAAATCTACTCGTCACGAGGATAAGCCATGTACTAAAAGAGTGGATTGTTTAAGTACATGGTCATTGGTCTACTTCTATATAAACGAATGGCCTGCCTGTTGACTAGATCAGCCTAATACAGGTCAGCAGGCAATAATGATGGGGCACACTTGATACATGACTTGGATCTCCCACATAGGTGCCATGTTGGGATGGCTGGCTACATGTACAGGCACATGGTGGGCTTAGAAAAACTCATGCTTGGTAAAGGTGCTGGATATTCAGTTCAGGGATGTTCGTTGAAAGCAATCAGCTAATCACGTTTATTTAACCAATCACACCATTTCGATGGAGTATGCGCCTGACAGATACTTGATATTTGTACTTTAGGAGCTACTCTGCATCTAACCCTCTTCAATTCTTAATCAATGACATTGCCAACCTTCAAACATTGGTTTATACATCTGCCAATGCACCATCTCTGTTCTCTTGTATATCCACAAAATAAAATATGCAATCCCGTGTTTAGTTGGCATTTAATAATTGAATAATATATTACTTGTCTCTTTGTTTACTGATGTGCAACTTAATAGGCCATTATCCATGCACGGTCCCTCTCGCCTGATTTCTTGTTGATCCCACATCAATTAATGGATGCTTTTGACTTTACAATTAAATGGTGTAGCTCCACCCAGTGCGATGGAGGTCCCCCAGTGAAGCTAAAGGAGGGAGGGTTGATGTCTGGTAGGTACCTGGCCATTGAACTTTTGCCAAGCAATCATGAAGATTCACGTTTCCAATCTCGATTACAACATCACGCTAGGGCATTAGGAAGAATAGGTAAAGTGGGATTCATAAAGCTGACCCCAAGTAGGTGGGACAAGGCTATTATCATGATAATGAAGCCATGCCTTCTTTTGAACTGATGTCCAAATGctttatgcatgattagattatAGGAGCCACTATTTATGCCAAGTTGCTAACCCTCGTTGATAGGTACACACCCTTTTCTTTCTACTTCTGGTAACTCAATTTCCGTTATTATAATACTGAAAGTAGACATAGCAAATCATTTCTTAAGTCTAGGCTTAGAGTTGTTGAACGGGACAAATCTTTAAGTGCTACAGTAAACAGCCCAATTGAGTTACTCAATACTAGTCGGGGCCTTTATCAGGAATGATGATTTCTCACCATCCATCCTTCTTtgcattgtttttatttttttatttttatttttatttttatttttattttaacttagTAAAATTGGGTTATGTTATGTTTCAACAAAAAAGGGGGTTGGAAATAAAGGGTATATTATCAACCAAGGAGTGTGTGGATCAATTCCCTTAGATTACTTTTTGGTATTATCTGTTTAGGGCCTTTAGGCACTAACAGATCTATAAATGGCATTGCCACATGCACGTGTAGGAAAGAGGTGTCTGCATGGTCAAGCGAATAGAAGGGCATCATACTCATTAGCAATCAAATAGCGAGTTGGACCTTTTTCCACATGCATTTCTCATTAGCAAGACTTGCAAAAGATTGCCCAACAAAATATATGATGCCCGTGAACACTCTCCATTCATTTTTGTATCTGACTGCCTGTATTTATGTCATGTTTGATACCTTACTCTTGTCTactttctgttttttctttttttctttttcttttttgaggcACAATCAAGATTCTTGGCATTCAACTTTCTATGATATTACGAAGATATATAATTCTTGCAGTTTCCTTCATAGAAATTCCATAAAAACTCATATCATGAACTCACCAAATTGGAAGTATGTCTTGCTCATCAGGATTTGCtggtctagagagagagagagagagagagagagagagagatttgcttGTATCATCTGTATACTGCTATGTGAGTGAGATTTGCTTGTATCATCTGTATACTGCTATGTGAGTCAAGTCCTTGTCGCAAAAAATGTAGTCCTTGTTGGAGGGTCATGACAATACTTACGCTCAGATGCACTTCGTTCTCATAAGAGCTATAGTGGTAACCTCTCAGGTAGCACAGATGTGTGCCTTTCTTATTCACtacatttgtgtgtgtgtgtgtgtgtgtgtgtgtttggagacataaatgaaaattatgaaaattaagATTTTATTACCTCCTTATGTTGTTCACCAAAGTTCCTtcatcatcatctgagccttTCCCAATTAATTGGATCAGTGACATGATTCCTGTTCCGCCATTCTGctctatcaagggccaaaccctcagttagaccatagttcgtcaagtcttttcttacttccTCCATCcttgtccttttgggccttcctcttGCCCTTATAGAGATTTCAACTTGTACTGACTCACTCCTAATCAGTGTGgttcttggtctctattgcacatgaccaaaccatctaagtttacTTTCTCTCATCATACACCCTACTGGTggtactcctaagttccctcgaatgtgTTCATTTCTAGTTCtgtccttcctcgtcttgccactcatccgtctcaacatcctcatttcagctacagtCGTCCTGTGAACGTGTTGTtttttaactgcccaacattctgtctaataaagcatggctggtcttatgattatcctataaaatttccctttcagtttgagtggtccacaacaatcacataaaactccagaggcacgtCTCCGTTTCTTCCACACAACTttaattctatgggcaacatccttttcaatctctccactctcatgaattattcaCCCCAGGTAAGAAAgcggtcattttgggaaacttcttgattAACGATCTTAACTAATTCATTGTTTTTCTATTATTACTAAAATCACACTCCATATTGCTAGtttagtccgactaattttaaatcctctagattctaaagcatccctctataaatctagctttgtattTACACCAtcccttgtcttgtcaatcaaaagtttgtcatttgcaaacaacatacgcCATGGGATCTCCTGCAGATGCCCTGTTGACTTGTCCATAACGAATGTGAAAAGGTATGGGTTTAATGCCTCCTTGTGAAAACATCTAAAGTATTTATGACAAGGCAAGCGTGAATGTCTTGTGCAGATTTTGGTTGTTTATGTTTCTGTTTCCTGTTTTCACCAACACTTATTGAGAAACACTTAGACAATCTGTGAGGATAGCATAAAGAGGCTATTCAtggcacacatgccaatgtgtcaTGTTTATGTGAGGTCTAGGATTTTTATTAAGTGAGACATGAACATGACCTGGTCGAAAAATCACACTGGTACAGTCGATTGGGCTGCACATGTTTGAGACAAAAAtggccaatggtccacatttcattgatccagactgtcAATCTAATGGGATGCACCCTGGATCGGGTTGTACCAAAAATATCTGAGTTGGAAGATCATAACCCTTTCATGCAGTGTGGCCTATAAAATGATGATTTGGGGAAGGGAGATGACATTAGTCTGCATTCAAAAGGAAAAGGCCAAAGAGATGTATCACCATCTGAAAAGGTAGTATGAATGACTATA
This region of Magnolia sinica isolate HGM2019 chromosome 1, MsV1, whole genome shotgun sequence genomic DNA includes:
- the LOC131240232 gene encoding pentatricopeptide repeat-containing protein At4g20090; this translates as MPISYLIRKSQKSKLFSIPCKFSIPFSLSFSSQTVSSDASDIESNGDNFDPPLADGIFSSSPQMGSFKRGDPTFHSLVMKYADSGDFSSLERVLDRMKRENRVFTEKIIISVIKAYGNAGLPDKALDVFDGMLGEFGCKQTIRSFNCALNVLVHLGHYEQAFGFYSRANSMGISPNFLTFNLVIKALCRIGSIDGAIELFREMPLRNCSPDAFTYSTLMDGLCKLGRTNEAVSLLDEMQIEGCFPSAVTFNILINGLCREGDLGRASKIVDNMFLKGCVPNEVTYNTLLHGLCLKGKVDKAVALLNRMVSDKCVPNIVTYGTLINGLVKQGKTSDAIRILAFMEERGQCPNEYVYSSLVSGLFKAGNSGEAMRLWQDMKEKGCRATTVAYSAFIDGLCREGNVVEARRVLSEMVEKGCSPNVLTYSSLMRGFFKAGDSQGALVVWKEMVENGCAPNEFSYSILIQGLCEDGKLKEGMMVWKHMLGRGCMPDVVAYSSMIYGLCNAGRVNEGLKLLNNMLCGESKPDTITYNILLNGLCKSGKLPRAINLLCNMLDQGCDPDLITCNIFLKNLGEKKTLDNAREFLDELVIQLCKRGRSVGASTVVEVMLQKFLPPEACTWEKVIRDLCKRKKVHMSIDKCRRELFS